A stretch of the Dyella sp. 2HG41-7 genome encodes the following:
- the cysW gene encoding sulfate ABC transporter permease subunit CysW yields MGGRPSWSIRVARTTLVLSALAVLVWLLVLPLLAIVAEAFQQGVAFYLDAIRQPDTIAAVRLTLIVAAIAVPLNLVFGLAAAWSMTHFEFRGKALLGALIDLPFSISPVIAGMMLILVYGKDGWLGSWLEPHGVQVIFALPGLVLATVLVTLPFVARELMPLMQAQGSEQEEAALTLGASGWQIFFRVTLPRVRWALLYGVLLCNARAMGEFGAVYVVSGHLRGITNTLPLQVDQLYQENFSAAFAVASLLALLTVLTLGIKRLVEWRHGDDLNR; encoded by the coding sequence ATGGGTGGCCGTCCGTCGTGGTCGATACGTGTTGCGCGCACGACCTTGGTCTTAAGCGCGCTTGCAGTATTGGTCTGGTTGCTGGTGCTTCCATTGCTGGCGATTGTCGCCGAAGCCTTTCAGCAAGGCGTGGCGTTCTATCTGGATGCGATTCGACAGCCCGACACTATTGCGGCAGTGCGTCTCACGTTGATCGTCGCCGCGATTGCAGTGCCGTTGAACCTCGTCTTTGGCCTGGCCGCCGCATGGTCGATGACGCATTTCGAGTTTCGCGGCAAGGCGCTGCTCGGCGCGTTGATCGATCTTCCGTTTTCCATTTCGCCGGTGATCGCCGGCATGATGCTGATTCTGGTTTACGGCAAGGACGGTTGGCTGGGTTCGTGGTTGGAGCCGCATGGCGTACAGGTGATTTTTGCGCTGCCGGGTCTGGTGCTGGCGACCGTGCTCGTGACCTTGCCGTTCGTCGCGCGCGAATTGATGCCGCTGATGCAGGCGCAAGGCTCGGAACAGGAAGAGGCCGCGCTTACCTTGGGCGCGAGCGGATGGCAGATTTTCTTTCGCGTCACGCTGCCGCGCGTGCGTTGGGCGCTTTTGTATGGCGTGTTGTTATGCAACGCGCGGGCGATGGGTGAATTCGGCGCGGTGTATGTGGTGTCCGGGCATCTTCGTGGCATCACCAACACGCTGCCGCTGCAAGTCGATCAGCTCTATCAGGAAAATTTTTCCGCCGCTTTCGCCGTGGCGTCGTTGCTTGCTTTGCTCACTGTTCTCACACTCGGCATCAAGCGATTGGTGGAGTGGCGGCACGGTGACGACTTGAATCGTTGA
- the cysT gene encoding sulfate ABC transporter permease subunit CysT, with amino-acid sequence MTIRNVLPGFRLSTGYALTVLGGCVLLPLAALLWTAFELGPAGWWAQIATRRVLASLRLSFGAALLAATIDALLGLLIAWVLVRYRFAFRRVCDALVDLPFALPTAVAGISLTSLYAPHGWLGSRLAPLGIEVAYTRLGVLLAMVFVGLPFVVRTLQPVLESMESDLEEAAYTLGASSWQRFVRVLFPLLLPTLLTGFALALARAIGEFGSVVFISGNRLFRTEIAPYLIVQKIDSQYDYRGAAALGAVMLAASLLLLMAMASLQRWSRRWAVVR; translated from the coding sequence ATGACGATACGGAACGTACTGCCAGGATTTCGCCTTAGCACCGGCTACGCGCTGACGGTGCTCGGCGGTTGCGTTCTGTTGCCGCTGGCCGCGTTGTTGTGGACGGCTTTCGAACTGGGGCCTGCGGGCTGGTGGGCGCAGATCGCCACGCGACGCGTGCTGGCGTCGTTGCGCTTGAGCTTTGGCGCGGCGCTGCTGGCGGCCACCATCGACGCGTTGCTGGGTTTGCTGATCGCGTGGGTGTTGGTGCGCTATCGCTTTGCGTTTCGCCGCGTTTGCGACGCCTTGGTCGATCTGCCGTTCGCGTTGCCGACAGCCGTGGCAGGCATTTCATTGACGTCGCTCTATGCGCCCCATGGCTGGCTCGGCAGTCGCCTGGCGCCGTTGGGGATCGAGGTGGCGTATACGCGACTCGGCGTGCTGTTGGCGATGGTCTTCGTGGGATTGCCGTTTGTCGTGCGCACCTTGCAGCCGGTGTTGGAAAGCATGGAAAGCGACCTTGAAGAAGCGGCGTACACACTGGGCGCGTCGTCGTGGCAGCGCTTCGTTCGCGTGCTGTTTCCACTGTTGCTGCCGACGCTGTTGACTGGTTTTGCTTTGGCGCTCGCTCGCGCGATCGGCGAATTCGGCTCGGTGGTCTTTATTTCGGGCAATCGTTTGTTCCGCACGGAAATCGCGCCCTATCTGATCGTGCAGAAGATCGATTCGCAATACGACTATCGCGGCGCAGCGGCATTGGGCGCGGTGATGCTGGCGGCGTCGCTGCTGTTGTTGATGGCGATGGCATCGTTGCAGCGCTGGTCGCGTCGCTGGGCGGTGGTGCGCTGA
- a CDS encoding sulfate ABC transporter substrate-binding protein has product MKRLLLVLAALLSLGVGYVSAADVKILNASYDPTREYFRDVNVAFTAYWLKQAGQNVEVTTSNGGSGKQARAVLDGLPADVVTLALAYDIDVLADKGLLAKDWQTRLPNNSSPYTSTVVFLVRKGNPKRIHDWQDLIRSDVQVITPNPKTSGGARWNFLAAWGWAARQPGGSAEKARAYVSALYKNVPVLDTGSRGATNTFVQRGMGDVLIAWESEALMAQQEFGKDKYEIVVPSLTILAESPVAVVDTVAAAHGTQKVALAYLRFLYSAEGQAIAAKHFFRPRDAAVAATYAAQFPAVKTFTIAEQFGDWRKVQATYFNDGGVFDQIAEGQQ; this is encoded by the coding sequence ATGAAACGCCTACTGCTCGTTTTAGCAGCGTTGCTTTCGCTGGGTGTCGGCTATGTGTCGGCGGCAGATGTAAAAATTTTAAACGCTTCCTACGATCCCACGCGCGAATATTTTCGGGACGTGAACGTGGCTTTCACCGCGTACTGGCTCAAGCAGGCCGGCCAGAACGTGGAAGTAACGACATCGAATGGCGGCTCCGGCAAGCAGGCGCGCGCCGTGCTCGACGGTCTGCCTGCGGATGTTGTGACGCTGGCCTTGGCCTACGACATCGATGTGCTGGCGGATAAAGGCCTGCTGGCCAAGGATTGGCAGACGCGGTTGCCGAACAACAGTTCTCCCTATACGTCCACCGTGGTGTTTCTGGTGCGCAAGGGCAATCCCAAGCGGATCCACGACTGGCAGGATCTCATTCGCTCGGACGTACAAGTGATCACGCCCAATCCCAAGACATCGGGCGGCGCGCGCTGGAATTTTCTTGCCGCGTGGGGATGGGCGGCGCGCCAGCCGGGCGGCAGCGCCGAGAAAGCGCGCGCGTATGTTTCGGCGCTGTATAAAAACGTGCCGGTGCTGGACACGGGTTCGCGTGGCGCGACCAACACGTTCGTGCAGCGTGGCATGGGTGACGTGCTGATCGCCTGGGAAAGCGAAGCCTTGATGGCGCAGCAGGAATTCGGCAAAGACAAGTATGAGATCGTCGTGCCATCGCTCACCATTTTGGCGGAGTCGCCCGTCGCGGTCGTCGACACGGTGGCGGCGGCACATGGCACGCAAAAGGTCGCCCTTGCTTACTTGCGATTTCTCTACAGCGCCGAAGGTCAGGCGATTGCCGCCAAGCATTTCTTCCGCCCGCGCGACGCTGCAGTCGCGGCGACATACGCCGCGCAGTTTCCGGCGGTAAAGACCTTCACGATCGCAGAGCAGTTCGGCGACTGGCGCAAGGTGCAGGCGACTTACTTCAACGACGGCGGCGTGTTCGATCAGATCGCCGAAGGACAGCAGTAA
- a CDS encoding porin yields MPRRSKPVCAVLTLAASACFATLAPTHAKAGDIDWLDHWPTHFQTGDGTDIGLVLRYQYDVNDFSHDNNAFTDAHTNRRKYLGFYVKKPGVYDASVYYDFQSKQWQDAFFRLQSQAVLGEDFGALRFGQSKTPVSFEGVTTSTQTTFIELALPSQAVYENRRIGVDWAIQRTHWLASLGYYGENMAGKNHGHTWVARAAWIPIHEADRVLHLGVAASEERPYGLVNALGVQQPATASFKTPPEAGLTTVTLVSSGTLTHVNHIDRLGVEGLWIDGPWSVQSEYLQAKTTFDVPKPNYDLSGYYVFGSWVVTGESRQYHDGNVSNVIPTHPWGAVEFAVRYSDLDLNDGRVQGGKEHDWTAGANWYLGTHLRLQANYIRAFGNRKGLVIDPHIVELRAEIFI; encoded by the coding sequence ATGCCACGACGATCTAAGCCTGTCTGTGCTGTGTTGACGCTGGCCGCTTCGGCATGTTTCGCCACGCTGGCCCCCACCCACGCCAAGGCAGGCGATATCGATTGGCTCGACCATTGGCCCACGCATTTCCAAACGGGCGATGGGACCGATATCGGTTTGGTACTGCGTTACCAATATGACGTGAACGACTTTTCTCATGACAACAACGCATTCACGGATGCGCATACCAATCGGCGCAAATACCTGGGCTTCTATGTCAAAAAGCCGGGGGTCTACGACGCGTCCGTGTACTACGACTTTCAATCCAAGCAATGGCAGGATGCGTTTTTCCGCTTGCAGTCGCAGGCCGTGCTGGGCGAGGACTTTGGCGCCCTTCGTTTCGGCCAAAGCAAGACGCCGGTAAGTTTCGAGGGCGTCACCACCTCCACGCAGACCACCTTTATCGAATTGGCGCTGCCGTCGCAGGCGGTCTACGAAAATCGACGCATCGGCGTGGATTGGGCCATTCAACGCACGCATTGGCTTGCCAGCCTGGGTTATTACGGCGAGAACATGGCGGGGAAAAACCACGGGCATACATGGGTGGCGCGTGCGGCGTGGATACCGATACATGAAGCGGATCGCGTGCTGCACCTGGGTGTCGCCGCGTCGGAGGAACGGCCCTACGGGCTGGTCAATGCGCTGGGCGTGCAGCAGCCGGCGACGGCCAGCTTCAAAACGCCGCCGGAGGCGGGCCTCACTACTGTTACGTTGGTGAGCTCGGGCACGTTGACCCATGTGAACCATATCGATCGTCTTGGTGTGGAGGGGCTGTGGATCGATGGGCCCTGGTCGGTGCAAAGCGAATATCTGCAAGCGAAAACGACGTTCGACGTACCTAAGCCGAACTACGACCTCAGCGGTTACTACGTATTCGGAAGCTGGGTCGTTACCGGCGAATCCCGCCAGTATCACGACGGTAACGTCAGCAACGTGATTCCAACTCATCCATGGGGCGCCGTCGAATTCGCGGTGCGTTACAGCGATCTGGACTTGAACGACGGCCGCGTGCAGGGCGGCAAAGAACACGACTGGACGGCCGGCGCGAACTGGTATCTGGGGACGCATTTGAGGCTGCAGGCCAATTACATCCGCGCTTTCGGCAATCGCAAGGGGCTGGTGATTGATCCGCATATCGTCGAGTTGCGCGCGGAAATCTTCATTTAA
- a CDS encoding assimilatory sulfite reductase (NADPH) flavoprotein subunit — protein MTAASLLPLPEDKHPLVARLVDGLEAPALQWLSGYLAGLATQRQAAGKNAANETVTSPEAQARLTVVYGSQTGNAKRLAEDLGRRASAAGLAVRVVRADAYSTRELKQERLLYVVMSTQGDGEPPDDSRALVEFIASARAPKLESLRFGVLGLGDSSYPNFCAIGRQLDERFAALGAQRLFPAGEADVDLETVAHPWLEHALQQAREQLKASAPLAKVTTLRTARTAPAWHREQPFQAPVLLNQRITGRTSDRDVRHLELSLEGSGLRYAPGDALGVWPTQSPVLVDAVLNALQLDGEATVRVAEEEHALRTWLSQHRELTLLTRPFFAAHAERSGDASLQALLSPDSREALSDLFSRWQVLDLLRKHPGEWTADALVAALRPLAPRLYSIASSQSVVGDEVHLTVSHVDYDFEGEARWGAASRYLAQHAEGESAPVFIEANERFHLPADDRDIVMIGAGTGVAPYRAFVQERAERGAGGRNWLVFGNPHFHSDFLYQTEWQQALKNGSLHRIDLAFSRDQAEKRYVQHRLIEQGRSLYEWLDGGAHLYVCGDANRMAKDVHKALVTIVAEHGARSTEDAEAWLNQLIQQGRYARDVY, from the coding sequence ATGACTGCCGCCTCGTTGTTGCCGCTACCCGAAGACAAGCACCCCTTGGTCGCTCGTCTTGTCGATGGATTGGAAGCCCCTGCATTGCAGTGGCTTTCCGGCTATCTCGCGGGCCTGGCGACGCAGCGTCAAGCTGCTGGCAAAAACGCCGCCAATGAAACCGTCACGAGTCCCGAAGCTCAAGCACGCCTGACCGTGGTGTATGGCAGCCAAACCGGCAACGCCAAACGTCTGGCCGAAGACTTGGGTCGGCGCGCATCCGCCGCCGGCCTGGCCGTGCGCGTCGTGCGCGCAGACGCTTATTCCACGCGCGAGTTGAAGCAAGAGCGTTTGCTCTACGTTGTCATGAGCACGCAAGGCGATGGCGAGCCGCCGGACGACTCGCGTGCGTTGGTCGAGTTCATTGCGAGCGCACGCGCGCCCAAGCTTGAGTCGTTGCGCTTTGGCGTGCTCGGTCTCGGCGATTCGAGTTATCCCAACTTTTGCGCGATCGGCCGCCAGTTGGACGAGCGTTTTGCCGCGCTCGGCGCGCAACGCCTGTTTCCCGCCGGAGAAGCCGACGTCGATCTCGAAACCGTCGCGCATCCGTGGCTGGAACACGCATTGCAACAGGCGCGTGAACAGCTGAAGGCATCGGCGCCGCTCGCCAAGGTCACCACGCTGCGCACGGCGCGCACCGCGCCGGCGTGGCATCGGGAGCAGCCGTTCCAGGCGCCCGTGCTGCTTAATCAACGCATCACGGGCCGCACGAGCGATCGCGACGTGCGTCATCTGGAATTGTCGCTGGAAGGCTCCGGCCTTCGTTACGCGCCGGGCGATGCGCTCGGTGTGTGGCCGACGCAGTCGCCGGTCTTGGTGGATGCGGTGCTGAATGCGCTTCAACTCGATGGCGAAGCAACGGTTCGTGTCGCCGAGGAAGAGCACGCATTGCGTACATGGCTGTCGCAACACCGCGAGCTGACGCTGCTTACGCGCCCGTTCTTCGCCGCGCATGCCGAACGCAGCGGCGATGCGTCTTTGCAAGCCTTGTTGTCGCCCGATTCCCGCGAAGCGCTGTCCGATTTGTTCTCGCGCTGGCAGGTGCTGGATCTGTTGCGCAAGCATCCCGGCGAGTGGACGGCCGACGCGCTGGTGGCTGCGCTGCGACCGCTTGCGCCGCGCCTGTATTCCATCGCCTCCAGTCAATCCGTGGTGGGCGACGAGGTTCATCTCACGGTGAGCCACGTCGACTATGACTTCGAGGGCGAAGCACGCTGGGGCGCCGCGAGCCGGTATCTCGCGCAACACGCCGAAGGCGAATCCGCTCCGGTGTTTATCGAAGCGAACGAACGCTTTCATCTGCCCGCCGACGATCGCGATATCGTGATGATCGGCGCCGGCACCGGTGTCGCGCCGTACCGCGCGTTTGTGCAGGAACGCGCCGAACGCGGAGCTGGCGGGCGCAACTGGTTGGTCTTCGGCAATCCGCATTTTCATTCCGATTTCCTGTACCAGACCGAGTGGCAGCAGGCGTTGAAGAACGGATCGTTGCATCGCATCGATCTCGCCTTCTCGCGCGATCAAGCGGAAAAGCGCTATGTCCAGCATCGCCTCATCGAGCAAGGGCGGAGCCTCTATGAATGGCTCGACGGCGGCGCGCACCTGTATGTCTGCGGCGACGCCAATCGCATGGCGAAAGACGTGCATAAAGCGTTAGTGACGATCGTCGCAGAGCATGGCGCACGCTCGACCGAAGACGCCGAAGCGTGGTTGAACCAATTGATCCAGCAGGGCCGTTACGCCCGCGATGTGTATTGA
- the cysI gene encoding assimilatory sulfite reductase (NADPH) hemoprotein subunit — protein sequence MSDNGLSDLERIKANSRLLRGTLVESLADPVTGAISEDDNKLLKFHGSYQQDDRDLREERRKQKLEPAYQFMVRARLPGGVLSPAQWLSFDHIARTWANHTLRITTRQTFQLHGILKHDLKRSIAAMNEALVSTIAACGDVNRNVVASANPVASPAHRLAYRWAERLSEHLKPKTRAYHEIWLNEQRVAGGEEESEPLYGATYLPRKFKIGVAVPPTNDVDVFAQDLGLIAIIEHDELLGFNIAVGGGMGASHGDASTYPRLGSVLGFVEPEQLLRTAEAVIEVQRDFGDRKERKHARLKYTIDRMGLPAFKVELERRLGFRLQPSRAYRFDHNGDRYGWTEGDDGRWHLTLQIESGRVADFPDQPHLSGLRAIAEIHQGDFRMTCNQNLIIANVPTAQRARVDALVTEYKLDGYRRLSGIRRHAVACVALPTCGLAMAESERYLPQLLPKLEALLERHGLRDEPILLRLSGCPNGCSRPYLGEIALIGRAIGRYDLRLGADFAGQRLNRIVRENIDEAEILSELDALFARYAIERNEDERFGDFLVRSGVLTSARHPIDVEVFA from the coding sequence ATGAGCGACAACGGCCTTTCCGATCTCGAACGCATCAAGGCGAACAGCCGCCTGCTGCGCGGCACCTTGGTAGAAAGCCTGGCTGATCCCGTCACCGGCGCGATCAGCGAGGACGACAACAAGCTGCTGAAATTCCACGGCAGCTATCAGCAAGACGACCGCGATCTGCGCGAAGAGCGTCGCAAGCAGAAGCTTGAGCCCGCCTACCAGTTCATGGTGCGCGCCCGCTTGCCCGGTGGCGTGCTAAGCCCCGCGCAATGGCTGTCGTTCGACCACATCGCGCGCACCTGGGCCAACCACACGCTGCGCATCACCACGCGTCAGACGTTTCAATTGCACGGCATCCTCAAGCACGACTTGAAGCGTTCCATCGCCGCGATGAACGAGGCCCTGGTCAGTACCATCGCCGCCTGCGGCGATGTCAATCGCAACGTGGTCGCGAGCGCGAACCCCGTCGCCTCGCCGGCGCATCGGCTTGCCTATCGTTGGGCCGAACGCTTGTCGGAACATTTGAAACCGAAGACACGCGCGTATCACGAAATCTGGCTGAACGAACAGCGCGTCGCCGGCGGCGAAGAAGAAAGCGAGCCGCTTTATGGCGCGACCTATTTGCCGCGCAAATTCAAGATCGGTGTAGCCGTACCGCCCACCAACGACGTGGATGTTTTTGCGCAAGATCTCGGCTTGATCGCCATCATCGAACACGACGAGCTACTCGGCTTCAATATCGCGGTCGGCGGCGGCATGGGTGCAAGCCATGGCGACGCGAGCACTTACCCGCGTCTCGGCAGCGTGCTCGGTTTTGTCGAACCGGAACAACTGCTGCGCACTGCCGAAGCCGTGATCGAAGTGCAACGCGATTTCGGCGATCGCAAAGAACGCAAGCATGCGCGCCTGAAATACACCATCGATCGCATGGGCTTGCCCGCGTTCAAAGTCGAACTGGAACGCCGTCTCGGTTTCCGTTTGCAACCGTCCCGCGCGTATCGCTTTGACCATAACGGCGACCGCTACGGCTGGACCGAAGGCGACGACGGACGCTGGCACCTCACCCTGCAGATCGAATCGGGGCGCGTGGCGGATTTTCCCGACCAGCCGCACTTGAGCGGGTTGCGCGCGATTGCGGAAATCCATCAAGGCGATTTCCGCATGACGTGCAATCAGAATCTAATCATTGCCAATGTACCGACAGCGCAACGCGCTCGTGTCGACGCGCTAGTGACGGAATACAAGCTCGATGGCTATCGCCGATTGAGCGGCATACGTCGTCACGCGGTTGCGTGCGTCGCGCTACCGACATGTGGACTGGCGATGGCCGAAAGCGAACGTTACCTGCCGCAGCTGTTGCCGAAGCTCGAAGCATTGCTCGAGCGCCATGGTCTGCGCGACGAACCAATTTTGCTTCGTCTCTCCGGTTGCCCAAACGGTTGCTCGCGTCCGTATCTGGGCGAAATTGCGTTGATCGGTCGCGCCATTGGCCGTTACGACTTGCGTCTTGGCGCCGACTTCGCCGGGCAGCGCCTCAATCGCATCGTGCGCGAAAACATCGACGAAGCGGAAATCCTGTCCGAATTGGATGCGTTGTTCGCACGCTATGCCATCGAACGCAACGAAGACGAACGTTTCGGCGACTTTCTCGTGCGCAGTGGCGTATTGACGTCGGCGCGTCACCCCATCGATGTAGAGGTTTTCGCATGA
- a CDS encoding phosphoadenylyl-sulfate reductase — MSLPTLEQAAIDVRERIKLDAWLLALTAEERIDWALQNLPGAHVLSSSFGAQSAVSLHLLTQRLPTIPVIVIDTGYLFPETYRFIDELTERLSLNLHVIRPNLSPAWLQARYGELWNQGREGLDHYNRLAKVEPMQRALAELGAGTWFAGLRRQQSLSRAASPALDHRHGRWKVHPIIDWTDRDVGRYLRRHDLPYHPLWDKGYVSIGDTHTTRRWEPGMRDEDTRFFGLKRECGLHLDV; from the coding sequence ATGAGTTTGCCAACGCTCGAGCAAGCGGCCATCGATGTCCGCGAACGCATCAAACTCGACGCATGGTTGCTTGCGCTTACCGCGGAGGAGCGCATCGATTGGGCATTGCAAAACCTGCCCGGCGCGCATGTGCTGTCGTCCAGTTTCGGCGCGCAGTCGGCGGTGTCCTTGCATCTGCTTACGCAACGTCTGCCGACGATTCCGGTGATCGTTATCGACACCGGATATCTGTTCCCTGAAACGTATCGTTTCATTGACGAACTCACCGAACGTCTTTCACTCAACTTGCATGTGATCCGCCCCAATCTATCGCCAGCATGGCTACAAGCGCGATACGGCGAATTATGGAATCAGGGGCGCGAAGGGCTGGATCATTACAACCGCTTGGCCAAAGTCGAACCGATGCAACGTGCATTGGCCGAACTCGGCGCGGGAACTTGGTTCGCAGGGTTGCGCCGCCAGCAATCGCTGAGCCGCGCCGCGTCGCCTGCGCTGGATCATCGCCACGGACGCTGGAAAGTGCATCCGATCATCGATTGGACCGATCGCGATGTCGGCCGTTACCTGCGCCGGCATGACCTGCCCTATCACCCCTTGTGGGACAAAGGTTATGTCTCGATCGGCGATACGCACACCACGCGCCGCTGGGAGCCCGGTATGCGCGACGAGGACACCCGCTTTTTCGGATTGAAGCGTGAATGCGGACTTCACTTGGATGTGTGA
- a CDS encoding bifunctional sulfate adenylyltransferase/adenylylsulfate kinase: MKALAAEFVLAEHEALVAPHGGALRELYLPDDEAEALKKRSASLPQWTLNQRQLCDLELLLNGGFSPLQGFLGRADYDRVVSEMRLADGTLWPMPIVLDVDEVFASKLQENAQISLNDIQGTPLAVLTVEDVYFPDRIAEAQGVFGTTDRAHPGVAELLDRTGSVYLGGRVQGIQPPAHYDFAALRQSPRQLRDWFHQHGWHRIVAFQTRNPMHRAHRELTLRAAERVGAKLLIQPSVGRTKPGDVDHYTRVRCYRALLEHYPHDQATLSLLPLAMRMGGPREALWHAIIRKNYGASHFIVGRDHAGPGKDSHGKPFYDPYAAQHLLAEHEEELGIGIVPFPAMVYAANRDVYVPQTEVQPDDEVRDISGTELRRRLHEGEAIPEWFTFPDVVKILRDRHPANAPQGFALFFTGLSGSGKSTLAQAVLAKLLETSSRPVSMLDGDEVRRHLSKGLGFSREDRDANITRIGFVASEVVRHGGIVICAPIAPYAGARAEARQLVQAHGRFVEIHVSTPLEVCEARDRKGLYAAARAGKIKGFTGIDDPYETPVSPDIIIDTSDISVVDAAARVVDWLREEELV; the protein is encoded by the coding sequence ATGAAAGCCCTCGCCGCCGAGTTCGTCTTGGCCGAACACGAAGCGCTGGTTGCGCCGCACGGCGGCGCGCTGCGCGAACTTTATCTCCCCGACGACGAAGCCGAAGCGTTGAAGAAACGCAGCGCGTCGCTACCGCAGTGGACGCTCAATCAGCGCCAGCTGTGCGATCTCGAATTGCTGCTCAACGGCGGGTTCTCGCCCTTGCAGGGATTTTTGGGACGCGCCGATTACGATCGCGTCGTATCGGAAATGCGCCTGGCCGACGGCACGCTCTGGCCGATGCCGATCGTGCTGGATGTCGATGAGGTTTTTGCATCGAAGCTGCAGGAAAACGCGCAGATCAGCTTGAACGATATACAAGGTACGCCGCTCGCCGTGCTGACGGTGGAAGACGTCTATTTCCCCGATCGCATCGCCGAAGCGCAAGGCGTGTTCGGCACCACCGATCGCGCGCATCCGGGTGTCGCGGAACTGCTCGATCGTACGGGCTCGGTCTATCTCGGCGGACGCGTGCAAGGCATTCAACCGCCGGCGCATTACGATTTCGCCGCACTTCGCCAGAGTCCACGCCAGTTGCGCGACTGGTTTCATCAGCACGGATGGCACCGCATCGTGGCGTTCCAGACGCGCAATCCGATGCATCGCGCGCATCGCGAACTGACCTTGCGCGCAGCGGAACGCGTCGGCGCGAAATTGTTGATCCAGCCTTCGGTCGGCCGCACGAAACCCGGCGATGTCGATCACTACACGCGCGTGCGCTGCTATCGCGCGCTGCTCGAACATTATCCGCACGACCAGGCAACGCTTTCGTTGTTGCCGCTCGCCATGCGCATGGGCGGCCCGCGCGAAGCGTTGTGGCACGCGATCATTCGCAAGAACTACGGCGCTAGCCACTTTATCGTCGGGCGCGATCACGCTGGCCCCGGCAAGGATTCGCACGGCAAGCCGTTCTACGATCCGTATGCCGCGCAGCATCTGCTCGCCGAGCACGAAGAGGAACTGGGCATCGGCATCGTTCCGTTTCCGGCGATGGTGTATGCCGCGAATCGCGACGTGTACGTGCCGCAGACGGAAGTGCAGCCCGATGACGAAGTTCGCGATATTTCAGGCACCGAGCTGCGTCGTCGCTTGCACGAAGGCGAGGCGATCCCGGAATGGTTCACCTTTCCGGATGTCGTGAAGATCTTGCGCGATCGTCATCCTGCCAACGCGCCACAAGGGTTCGCGTTGTTCTTCACCGGGTTGTCTGGTTCCGGCAAATCCACACTGGCGCAGGCGGTGCTGGCCAAATTGCTGGAGACCAGCAGCCGCCCCGTTTCCATGCTGGACGGCGATGAAGTGCGGCGACATCTCTCCAAGGGATTGGGTTTTTCGCGCGAAGATCGCGACGCCAACATCACGCGCATCGGCTTTGTCGCCAGTGAAGTGGTGCGTCATGGCGGCATCGTCATCTGCGCACCGATTGCGCCCTATGCCGGCGCCCGCGCGGAGGCGCGACAACTGGTGCAGGCGCATGGGCGCTTTGTGGAAATCCACGTCTCCACGCCGTTGGAAGTGTGCGAAGCACGCGATCGCAAAGGGCTTTATGCGGCCGCGCGCGCCGGCAAGATCAAGGGATTCACCGGCATCGACGATCCTTACGAAACGCCGGTCTCGCCGGACATCATCATCGATACCAGCGACATCTCGGTTGTCGACGCCGCTGCACGGGTGGTCGATTGGCTGCGTGAAGAAGAACTCGTTTGA
- a CDS encoding DUF4019 domain-containing protein: MTHDNHRSSQTKRALRAGIWSAMLLGAVPTFAQQAPSGLEKAIAAADKWVVQADANKADAMWKSSSPLMQKSVNQADWAKYIGNVRQQAGAEQERRWLSVNKVDNPKGMPAGDYLNVIYVTKFANVATFETVSLAKSGSNWQPVGYIVRPVQPPTQTQQPAAGQAQQPAASGK, translated from the coding sequence ATGACGCACGATAACCATCGATCGTCGCAGACGAAACGCGCGCTGCGAGCAGGTATTTGGTCGGCTATGTTGCTTGGTGCGGTCCCGACGTTTGCGCAGCAGGCGCCTTCCGGGCTGGAAAAGGCCATTGCAGCCGCAGACAAGTGGGTAGTCCAGGCGGACGCAAACAAAGCGGACGCGATGTGGAAGTCGAGCAGCCCGCTGATGCAGAAAAGCGTGAATCAAGCGGATTGGGCCAAATACATCGGCAATGTCCGCCAGCAAGCCGGCGCCGAACAAGAGCGTCGCTGGCTCAGCGTGAACAAGGTGGATAACCCCAAGGGCATGCCGGCCGGCGACTATCTCAACGTCATTTATGTCACCAAGTTTGCGAACGTCGCGACGTTCGAAACAGTGTCGTTGGCGAAAAGCGGCTCCAATTGGCAGCCGGTGGGATATATCGTTCGACCGGTTCAACCGCCGACGCAAACGCAACAGCCTGCGGCAGGCCAGGCTCAACAGCCTGCCGCTTCAGGCAAGTAA